Proteins from a genomic interval of Phenylobacterium sp. LH3H17:
- a CDS encoding nucleoside-diphosphate sugar epimerase/dehydratase, which produces MEQMANRAQTIVADTLIAAGAFFLAYILSSARILELGVAGLPTLKVLQLVGIYAALAAVFSTIFRRELSPWRYVSIPDALVLTRTAFLTAGVFLLTVFVMDRADGLPRSALAMAVIFQMVGCMGARIVRRALHEHALDSFAPLKTVKDRAPQAPSLLLIGPPSLADSYLRDVARRHDHAWTPVGIVGPDARDVGQQVRGVCVIESLDNLDAAMTDLRRWNRYPRAILFLDEPGRLRGLTADQLGQLKNDGIRLLRLPSIVELAHQDGMALLPMREISVEELLARDPIELDRAAVGALIQGRRVLITGAGGSIGAELCRQVAAFQAAHVTMMDFSETSLFEIDREMTETWPALSHSAVLCDVRNARRLEQAFKKEKPHLVFHAAALKHVSMVERHPCEGVLTNVVGTWNVAEAAKSCGAAQMVLISTDKAVDPSNVMGATKRLAEAVIQAQQAGQGTRFSAVRFGNVLGSAGSVVPIFKSQIDRGGPVTVTHEEIERFFMTIPEAAQLVLHATATCAEDEESAHARLFLLEMGEPVRIMDLARQMIALSGRIPGKDIEIEITGLRPGEKLTEALLDETERSLPCAPKVMEVVSSSALRITSSHLVEIESLAEMGDVEDVRRALFDLVGQIRGEKAGAAPTLRVVANA; this is translated from the coding sequence ATGGAGCAGATGGCCAATCGGGCCCAGACCATTGTCGCGGACACACTTATCGCTGCCGGCGCTTTCTTCCTGGCCTACATCCTCTCCTCCGCGCGAATTCTCGAACTGGGCGTTGCTGGCCTTCCCACGCTGAAAGTTCTTCAGCTGGTCGGCATCTATGCGGCGCTGGCCGCGGTGTTCTCGACCATCTTCCGGCGTGAGCTGTCGCCGTGGCGCTATGTGTCGATTCCCGACGCCCTGGTGCTCACCCGCACGGCCTTCCTGACGGCCGGCGTCTTCCTGCTCACCGTATTCGTGATGGACCGCGCCGACGGCCTCCCCCGCTCGGCCCTGGCCATGGCGGTGATCTTCCAGATGGTCGGCTGCATGGGCGCGCGAATCGTTCGCCGCGCCCTGCACGAACACGCCCTGGACTCCTTCGCCCCGCTAAAGACCGTCAAGGACCGCGCGCCCCAGGCCCCGTCCTTGCTGCTGATCGGCCCGCCGTCCCTGGCCGACAGCTATCTGCGTGATGTGGCCCGCCGCCACGACCACGCCTGGACCCCGGTCGGCATCGTCGGCCCCGACGCCCGCGACGTTGGCCAGCAGGTCCGCGGCGTCTGCGTCATCGAGAGTCTGGACAATCTCGATGCGGCCATGACCGACCTGCGCCGCTGGAACCGCTATCCGCGCGCCATCCTGTTCCTGGACGAGCCCGGCCGCCTTCGCGGCCTGACCGCGGACCAGCTGGGACAGCTCAAGAACGACGGCATCCGCCTGCTGCGCCTGCCGTCCATCGTCGAGCTCGCCCACCAGGACGGCATGGCCCTGTTGCCCATGCGCGAGATCAGCGTCGAGGAGCTGCTGGCCCGCGACCCCATCGAGCTGGACCGCGCCGCGGTCGGAGCCCTGATCCAAGGTCGCCGCGTGCTGATCACCGGCGCCGGCGGCTCCATCGGCGCCGAACTGTGCCGCCAGGTGGCCGCCTTCCAGGCCGCCCATGTCACCATGATGGACTTCTCGGAAACCTCGCTGTTCGAGATCGATCGCGAGATGACCGAGACCTGGCCGGCCCTGTCGCACAGCGCCGTGCTCTGCGACGTGCGCAATGCGCGCCGCCTGGAGCAGGCCTTCAAGAAGGAAAAGCCGCACCTGGTCTTCCATGCCGCGGCGCTCAAGCACGTCTCCATGGTCGAGCGCCACCCCTGCGAAGGCGTGCTCACCAACGTGGTCGGCACCTGGAACGTGGCCGAGGCGGCCAAGTCCTGCGGCGCGGCCCAGATGGTGCTGATCTCCACCGACAAGGCCGTCGATCCGTCCAATGTCATGGGCGCCACTAAGCGCCTCGCCGAGGCGGTGATCCAGGCTCAGCAGGCCGGCCAGGGCACGCGGTTCTCCGCCGTGCGGTTCGGCAACGTCCTGGGCTCGGCGGGGTCTGTTGTGCCCATCTTCAAGTCGCAGATCGATCGCGGCGGGCCAGTGACGGTCACCCACGAGGAGATCGAACGCTTCTTCATGACCATTCCGGAGGCCGCCCAACTCGTCCTCCACGCCACGGCGACCTGCGCCGAGGACGAAGAGAGCGCCCACGCCCGCCTGTTCCTGCTGGAAATGGGCGAGCCGGTCCGGATCATGGACCTTGCCCGCCAGATGATCGCGCTCTCCGGCCGCATTCCCGGCAAGGACATCGAGATCGAGATCACCGGCCTGCGCCCGGGCGAGAAGCTCACCGAGGCCCTGCTGGACGAGACCGAACGCTCCCTGCCCTGCGCGCCCAAGGTGATGGAGGTGGTCTCCTCCTCGGCCCTGCGGATCACCAGCAGCCACCTCGTGGAGATCGAGAGCCTGGCCGAGATGGGCGATGTCGAGGACGTCCGTCGCGCCCTGTTCGACCTGGTCGGCCAGATCCGTGGCGAGAAGGCCGGCGCCGCCCCCACCCTGCGGGTCGTCGCCAACGCGTGA